GGCTCGACACATCATGACCAGGCGGGTCATCACAGTGACTCCCGATCAAGATCTGTTAGAAGTCATTGGATTGCTGATCAAAAACAAGATTTCCGGAGCACCCGTTGTGGACCGGAACGGGCGGTATCTTGGGGTCTTCTCTGAAAAGTCATCAATCAGCTTGCTCATGGATGCAGCAGAACGCGGGACTCCAACGAATCGAATCGAGAGTTTCGTAGACACAAACGCGGCAACGGTCACTCCTGACACGGGACTATGGTCGATCGCTCAGATCTTCATGACGTCTCACTATCGTCGTCTGCCCGTCATTGAGTCCGGTCGTGTTATTGGGTTGATCAGTCGTCGTGATGTGCTCAAGGCAGCCCACGCTTTGATGGACCCGATCGAACCGCTTGATTCGAGCGTGCTCTATCTCAGCTCTGTTGGTGATCGATCAAGAGCTCCTGTCGCGTAAGGTCAACAAAACTGTCAGTTGAAATCATCTTGTCGATTTACAAAGTCGACTTGCAGCCATGACAACCCGTTGAGGAAGGCGTGCTTTTTAGAATCCGCTTGAATCTCAAAGGCTCGCAGATGATTCTGCGAGCCTTCATTTTCGTACACTGAAGCTGTACCTTTTCGTCGCGTGAGCAAGCCGCTTTTCATGATGTGTTTGCAAAAGTGGTTGGATTCAGTTGGGACTCGAACTCCTCGGCGGCGAAAGAATGCGAATTGGTATCTACGGCGGAACCTTCGACCCGGTTCATCTTGGGCATTTGATTCTTGCGGAAACGATCCGCGAATCATTGTCACTCGACGAGGTCCGTTTCGTTCCAGCTTTCGTGAACCCGCACAAACAGGGAAGGCCAGTCACCCCTCCGAAGCTGCGACTGGAGATGCTGCGTTTTGCATTGGCGGGAAATGCCGGGCTTCGTCTGTCCGAGATCGAGATCAAACGCAAGGGCCCCAGCTACACCTATGAGACGTTGGAAGCCATTGCCGCAGAGCATCCAGAGGCAGAGTTGTTTCTGCTGGTCGGAGCGGACTCACTTGACGATTTTCCGAAGTGGAGAGAGCCAGAGAGAATTCTTGATCTGGCGACGCTTGTGGCCGTCAACCGAGGTCGGGAAAGCCCGGTGATCCCGTCGACGATCGATCCCGATCGAGTCCTACTCACATCAATGCCCGCGATCGACATTTCTGCATCGGAAATTCGTGAGCGAGCACAAGCCAGCCGGAGCATTCGATACCTGACTCCACGGGCAGTGGAGTTGTTTATCCAGTCGAATCAGTTGTACCTGGAACAAGAGTCCGAAAACTCCTGATACGATTCAGCTCTCTACAAGACGCTGTTGGAATTAGTGAGCTATGGCGCATCGAGGAGTCTCTTCTTCTTGTCGGTCGAGTTACTCATCACTTTTTGAGTGAGTTGGAAACTCCGCGATTTTGAGATTCTGAAACGACAGATCGGTTGTCGGATCGTGCCCTTGCAAGCTCAAGTGACCTGCTTCAACTCGGAGCCCTCGACGCGGATTCGGGTCGGGCTTTCGAGTGTCGACCCAGTCCACAACCTGATACCCGTTCACCCAGCAACAGATTCTTGGACCGTAGGTGATGAGCGTGGAGGTGAACCACTCGTTGTCATCAGCGACAACGTAGCGGGCATCAACCCTTCGAAAGATTGCTCCCGTACCGGAGTTGTTAGGGGTCCCACGACTCTCGTCGAAGCCGTTATGAATTTGGAATTCATAACCATTGGACGGAGCTTCGGCAGTTCCTGTTTCTGCTCGAAAGAAGAATCCGCTGTTCAACTCGGCAGCATGCGTTTTGGCGTCGGCTTGAAAGATGAAGTTCTTGTAGGTCTCTTCTGTCTCGAGGAAACCAGCTCCATCTTGAACATGAATCGTGCTGTCTTCGACGGTGAATTGACTCTTTGAGTCCGGGACTTCCCGCCAGTTTGTAAGGTCGGTTCCGTTGAACAGAGACGTCAGATTGAGAGGCCGTACAATGAGCTTTCGGAATTCGATCTTGCCGAAGTTCTTCTGAAGGGCGATGCGTCCGAGCGGAGCAACAGTGCCATTCGCGTTGTAGCTGAGAACCTGCTGATCGTTGTGATGAATGTCAACTTGATCGCCGTTGACGGCGATTTGGAAAGTGTTCCATTCATTGTTGGTGGGGATGTCAACGCTCGTTTTTTCGCGATTGACGAGGCTGCCGGTCAAAAAACCGTTGGGGTGTTCGTCGGCGATATTCACTTCGTAGCAGTCGGTCTTAATGTTCCCGGGAGGGAATTCTGTGCGGAGAAATAACCCGCTGTTGGTTCCTGTTTGCGTTCGATACTCACAGATCAGTTCGTAGTCGGCGTAGGGAACTGTTGTCATGAGAAATCCGACAGGTCCCTCTGAAGCTGTGATGGCTCCGTTGGAAACACTCCAGTTCGTTTCTGGATTGGTCGACTCCCAGCCGAAAAGAGAGACTCCGTCGAAGAGGCTGATCCAACCTTCGGATTGCTGCTCCGGAGTGAGTGGATTGTTGTAGTTCTCTTCTGTGAT
The Thalassoglobus sp. JC818 DNA segment above includes these coding regions:
- a CDS encoding DUF1080 domain-containing protein encodes the protein MASSFAPVRRIRFQFASFAICFLCLFLSACSSPSPSGDDPAVESESSESSPASDEAANAKANEPAPSTASDATEVEVEQVAITEENYNNPLTPEQQSEGWISLFDGVSLFGWESTNPETNWSVSNGAITASEGPVGFLMTTVPYADYELICEYRTQTGTNSGLFLRTEFPPGNIKTDCYEVNIADEHPNGFLTGSLVNREKTSVDIPTNNEWNTFQIAVNGDQVDIHHNDQQVLSYNANGTVAPLGRIALQKNFGKIEFRKLIVRPLNLTSLFNGTDLTNWREVPDSKSQFTVEDSTIHVQDGAGFLETEETYKNFIFQADAKTHAAELNSGFFFRAETGTAEAPSNGYEFQIHNGFDESRGTPNNSGTGAIFRRVDARYVVADDNEWFTSTLITYGPRICCWVNGYQVVDWVDTRKPDPNPRRGLRVEAGHLSLQGHDPTTDLSFQNLKIAEFPTHSKSDE
- a CDS encoding CBS domain-containing protein, which codes for MVTSNTTARHIMTRRVITVTPDQDLLEVIGLLIKNKISGAPVVDRNGRYLGVFSEKSSISLLMDAAERGTPTNRIESFVDTNAATVTPDTGLWSIAQIFMTSHYRRLPVIESGRVIGLISRRDVLKAAHALMDPIEPLDSSVLYLSSVGDRSRAPVA
- the nadD gene encoding nicotinate-nucleotide adenylyltransferase; protein product: MRIGIYGGTFDPVHLGHLILAETIRESLSLDEVRFVPAFVNPHKQGRPVTPPKLRLEMLRFALAGNAGLRLSEIEIKRKGPSYTYETLEAIAAEHPEAELFLLVGADSLDDFPKWREPERILDLATLVAVNRGRESPVIPSTIDPDRVLLTSMPAIDISASEIRERAQASRSIRYLTPRAVELFIQSNQLYLEQESENS